A DNA window from Setaria viridis chromosome 2, Setaria_viridis_v4.0, whole genome shotgun sequence contains the following coding sequences:
- the LOC117843152 gene encoding probable BRI1 kinase inhibitor 1, with protein sequence MDTPRLRSPRPPQLSRPAPPPPLPPPPPPLSAATSPSHDGFSSFPSPFGGHLPPLPMSRTPVGRVGSDLSHLNHARTSHHHATTSSKDKDRDRAKNKASPFFFSGLGAAWRKENTINTSSSDAAGKQQAEDKRKDKAKRALDLGQRVKRHMASMVEQLCASFSRKSERERREQRRRPHSFSGHGPGAAREMRERERWRRRCGQLSSAPASLRVSPANSGHLSVGGSVKVSTSSEESTMEELQSAIEAAIAHCKNSISVAKQTAAGDGNKLQ encoded by the coding sequence ATGGACACGCCGCGGCTGCGGTCACCACGTCCACCTCAACTGTCCAGGCcagccccgcccccgcctctccctcccccaccgccgcccctctccgccgccacctccccctcccacgacggcttctcctccttcccctctcccTTCGGCGGCCACCTCCCCCCTCTCCCCATGTCCCGCACCCCCGTCGGCCGCGTCGGCAGCGATCTCAGCCACCTCAACCACGCCAGAACAAGCCACCATCACGCCACCACGAGTAGCAAGGACAAGGACAGGGATAGGGCCAAGAACAAGGCCTCGCCTTTCTTCTTCTCAGGCCTCGGCGCCGCGTGGAGAAAGGAGAACACCATCAATACCAGCAGCAGCGACGCCGCGGGAAAGCAGCAGGCTGAGGACAAGAGGAAGGATAAGGCGAAGCGAGCGCTTGACTTGGGCCAGCGGGTAAAGAGGCACATGGCGTCCATGGTGGAGCAGCTGTGCGCCTCCTTCTCCCGGAAGTCGGAGAGGGAGaggcgggagcagcggcgccggccgcaCTCGTTCTCGGGGCACGGCCCGGGCGCCGCGAGGGAGATGAGGGAGCGggagcggtggaggcggcggtgcgggcagctgtcgtcggcgccggcgtcgctgcGGGTGTCGCCGGCGAACAGCGGGCACCTGTCGGTGGGCGGGTCGGTGAAGGTGTCGACGTCGTCGGAGGAGAGCACCATGGAGGAGCTGCAGAGCGCCATCGAGGCCGCCATCGCGCACTGCAAGAACTCCATCTCCGTGGCCAAGCAGACGGCGGCCGGGGACGGCAACAAGCTTCAGTAA